Genomic DNA from Mus musculus strain C57BL/6J chromosome Y, GRCm38.p6 C57BL/6J:
ggcaggcatggttcatttggagctgagagttctacatcttcatctgatagctgcttggaaatgaatagcttcctggcagtaggcagagggcattaaagtctgttcccactcaacatcaaatgtgtttttgagtgtttatgtgagtattagtatgggttctattgacatgaagtgtcaccaggatcatagtaaattttgaacactttgtaacttcttttcagatgtttactccattattttcatggctggaaacatggttgccttcagacagacacagtgttggagaaggagatgagttttaggtcttgatatacaggaagcagatggagactgtgtcaaactggagattgcttaaggacagcagacatccaagcctaccaccaaattgttgcatttcttccaacaagatcacaccaactcaacaaagacacatctccatcagtgtcccaactactccaccaatgtcacacctcatgaaactatttcacacttcctgagagtgccacgcctattggcactatttatttgggcccattaacattattcttaaaactgttcaatggacaaaaggtaactttaatgaaagaaataaagaatgtttcaaaaaataaacaggagtatgtatgtcttggttactgttctatgctgtgagagacatcatgaccaaacaaacttataagaggaaacatttaattgtggtcttagagttccagagggcaagtccaggatatcatggtagacaccatggcaacacagaggcaaaacatgtagagcagtagttgagagcgaacaacttatgatggagatggcagagagtaatgaaagagggagagagagagagagagagagagagaaagagagaaagagagagagatagagagagtctgatgggtttttgatatttcaaggctctgtgacaaatctcctttaataataaaacaactcctaattcattctaaacagcccatcacccggaaaactaacacatttgaacgtgtgatcatctgtggcacacatttattcaaaagaataaaggaatgaaaaagaaaatgaaatcaactaataagtggccatgacacttggtagtatagtttatatcattacttttcatttctctcaggttagggttatttgcataacatatttctgatcagcaatcattctcaaataatacaaaggcatcctaaccccaccacacacacacacacacacacacatttctacttgattaacgatattggcattacttatttttatggaaacatatcccttattcctgatttagttcaaatcgtgggaaatgttgatgtataattaattcctattcataatgggataatacagaagtcaacaatattgaatccattgttccttggagctgaagattttccatcgatttagtaaaatataaatatgattttaaaagaaggcaacaccctgaaaaagtcttattttcatcttttcattatttacagaccattctgtggtataaataggaatctagaggaagaaaggtgtttaaagtcactgacacacacacttaacttaggtttcctttgcacaggaagaagatatatcaatcctctatatatggagagtttctccaggaccattaatatataaaagtcttcaggtctctaggttaaaacaacattgcttttgcctataatttatgcaaagtaacctcttttatacagttatcatattgatgtgtgtatgcatacagaattatacaggtaagtccagaggatagggaagggtatactgttttttgctacttcactccctaattttccccttgtgacagggtttcttgctgagctaggagtgaggctgacattcaggaagccacagtcattcttctgtctctgccactccaattcctaagcactggtgtttaggtgaatgtttgaccaaacacttggctttaccactgggccatctccctagattcttctttattttaaataacctctggatgacttttgccctcaatgtaatgaaactgctctataagaatttgttatttagaagatggcaatataagtggtctgtgtgtgttcagtacatggtatattaagaactactttccttaataccttgagaattgcatacaaatattttgatggaatttaatttccaattattttagtaactcctcccagaacaaaacctggcccactcccacctaactcctcctgccaacttcatatctcgtcttctcccctttgttacaacccattcaaatcatttgtgtttcccataaactcttagacatctggctaccagtagagcatgaacaatctataaccttcaaagtcaatgcctttgatgaaaacttactattcatccttcatcaactgtctataccttatcagatagcgataagggatagtgagccttcccattcagtgatggaagacagaatgtcctgattttgtgcagaaagacacagtttttctcttacctctgtgccttacaagattttcattctcttccttgaggatttctaagtttcagctcctctacttcttgcctctttctgtgagtatttgtgaatatgcatgtgtgtctatattacagatgtctcagtatatatacaactcaactcatagtgggattttgcaattaactgctggcactatctcacactagaccatattccttaatgcagacttggtgtgggtaagtaccagaaaggaactggagattgctagatatcttcagagttagttgtagtataggtgaagtttagacttctgaccttacattctggctagcccctatgggtttaagatgcatggataagggatcaagatcctgaacttggattgcatttttctcctttttgaacaaaacagagatatacttgaagagatagatggatcttatcactttgtttcaaataaagaattctgtggttaaattgttttgaaatgtcagtcatgggtcttagatgaaggctttggtccacagtacaatgttcataggtagtacaatatgcactctgaaaagtgattggaacctgagggctttaatcaatgagttaatcaaccaatggatatacaaggaatgggtaagaaacttgtaaatgaacgcggtcatttggacatgtcttcaaagctgtttattgtctttggtcccttcttgtgttaatgctgactagctgccaataatttgaacaattgtgctgcttcatgcccctttcatattcatgtgatcatggatccttctttcatttgtgatagtcacatgtcaggttcagaggaaacattgcttaattctttaatttttttttctagaaacggcatgctaagtgtagaaccaatgttacctagttgttgtagttggaatattcagccatggtatctgttgtctttgagactcaagaactttgctgctacccacaccactggtctttcttctgaattcactattgtattttagtagatttcaatatcatatgaagaaccagaaaatgagtgaaaaatgacagtggtgaaatatgtttagaatcattaaattacacacttaaaaataaataaatcaatggatttatttagtatataaatcaaactccaataaaacttctgaaaaggcttaaccaaatgtgatgcttctcatgtgagttgttatttgtcatagcacctgtgatttagctgttaatagtactgggttttattacttatgaatcagacaccaatacatccatgaaggggttacactccattccctcaggagaaagaaatcaattaaaagtcattggattaattgatgagaatttttctggtcaaagctgagttggcaggaagttggacagactggggtgtctcccagaaagtgtaacacaaattagaatgtaggtgttgtgaggctataaggcatattcactacttgtcacctattattgagtattcttgctgttggaggtacttacccttcacttctgccatggagggaagtgggtctacacctaggcagaatgaggagattgtgatgagtaatgtttgtgtgggttatggagcaggataaaccttaatgtgctgggattttatttatctccaacttgacaatctagcgtcaccttaggagagagaacaattgaagaattgtctctattcacttggtttttgggtaagtctatgggacattttcttcattgatggtcgatgtgtgagggtaggcaactgtgggtaagctcatcagtagtcatttataaaaggaaagcttttactctgtatttaaaataaaatattcgatcaagccacatgatttttggtggtttgaataagaatataccctatagattcatatatatggatatttagtcaccagggattggcagtgtgtttaaggattagaaggaatgagagaagatgtggcttcattggaggaagtggttgtgtcaataagggtggtctttgagttttcaagaaaccaatgtaatggcagaatatctttttctgtctaaggatcaatagttctctattgctccagtgctgcggtcactgacttgatgtttgactaaacttctgtaagtgtaatcaagcccccagttaatgctttgtttcataatagttgttttatccatgatgtctcttcacagcaatagaacaatgactaagatagggtcaagcaataagcactctttcctggtaatgcttcaagttcctgttttgccttccttggtaatagtctgtaacatgtaagctaataacccttatattcccaagttatgtttgatgttagtattcttcagtgtgagaaagaagcaaactagaacaattgcatgtcattatatacatgagaatatcttacctttaaattaaaataaaatatctacacattatttgtccttataggataagtgacagtggtagtattagatattttgttcctctaagaaattgtcttacttaaggtttctattgttgtaagaacataccatgtccaaagcgctaattccatagcaaaagttttattcagcttatattccacattgctgttcatcatcaaagtagtttggaaagaaactgaaacaacacaggttcctggagccagaagctcatgcataggccatggagtggtgatgcttattgacatgctccttaagtcttgcttccataaggagcacaagactaccaccacaagggtgtccccacccacaatgaactgggtcctctcccaccaattaagaaaattcctaaaagcttgatcttaatgaggcattttctcaactgaggctcctcctcttgcaagactctagatcttttcaagttgctatgaaaccagtatggcactctgaatgtagttggcctataaggaggtgtggccttgtaggagtgggtgtggcctttttggaggaagcatatcactgtgaggctttaaagctctgctcagtgtggaagacaacatccctgcatgcagaagactctaagcttcctctccaccactacatatgcccagacacttgcatgttcacttccttgatgatagtggactgaacctctgaaactgcaatgaaatgttgaaaagccctaatgaaatgtttctaatgagttgtcttagtcatagtgatttttcacagcattgaaaccctaattaagacatccagctagcatagaaactctcccagatatcaaaattaatcaacaataaagagtattttcaagtcatttggcattcaaacttattctagagaaaaaacacaaatgattgagtccatgacaagcctgactaaaaacaaaaacaaaaaacaatacaaaaacaaacaaacaaaaaacaaacaaacaaacaaaacaaaaacaaaccaaaaaacctacaacaacaataaaaccaaccaaacaaacaaacaaaagaaacactcagagtgcatatgggacccattaagacccccatgaagcacaggggctactcaggagtagtgaccaacatattgggcaacctcatagagtttgaaacccatgagaactggcatagaaaagagatcagcacatatgcattgagtacaccttcactgttttatgagaaagaggtcacacataaatttgagacaggaatttccagggaatagacaggctgaaaaggtacataggtatgttgggagtcagatgtttggaggagagccaggggaacaggccagtggtgagctttttgatggtcatctggggcactcaacagagacctccaaaagatcacaggattcatcccaggcaaagattgcacagggaaagaactcaggatccacgccctaccatatattatctcacagtttattcattttctcttttaaattactctttgatctgatcagctggctatttgttaagaaaccaaagaacctaatgtggatatgcccaattttaactatttgcacaaaatttctattcttcctgggtctcctgcttcacattttgagaacttcatcttagaattcatttgtccctcagtgtcctctagtcctttgtgtgtcctttattgtttttaaaggtcaccatcaatttaatctttcttaacttctacctggtctcttttctgcatgttaatattggatttcttaaaaagatatctcaatgggaatagatgaccatgttgtcaagagcactactgtaccgcaaaaaaactggatttgtattcttgaattcatatccaatggttaacaatcagctttaatgccagctccatgggatctgacaactcatgtctctgtggtcacctatactctcaagctcatgccctactcccacccatataaataaagataataaatcttaaaatgagagacaagtttcatttggtttcattattcaaatgaaaccttattttgtctgatttctgaatctctttggatcagttttctgggttgcactttgtgtaacaaggccacattccttttatctatcactctttccccaacttgttgtttctccctcagacttcataccagagattctatctatgtcctgtctttctctgcttcttcctaaaaatccattttttgatgccatccctgctcctctaagtcatatctccaattccttgctcactatgcagaccacagaatctaagtcctgtccattttagcctgtgtgatattagatgtatgcactgttcacagcctgcgttgcaactttcatcttcctttgatgttctttcttcatagtccatctcttccaacaaagtgttcactaaaagcatgtcatgtcacacgtattaatttttagaacaaaacaaattttattgacaaagatactgaggttgtcaaagacccataggtacccaacacaggaaaacaaacattttttttcaatcctataagtttacatttctgtactttgtgattttttttcaatttaagtgatatttgacaccagagtatagacatagatatggaggtcaccgagaaatttgataaagtacacagtaggattggctagaactttgtaaacaacctttccgaactttttggatccatcatctctggtgtactgcacccaggaacctattaagaagtcattgtcatcacctgatctcgcctcagccagaggggtctctggaatgatgtggaggttaccttccttgtagtcatccaggagctgatagacgtagaggaccggatccttcttgtaggaaatgtaaaaatagtcctgtaagaatggcacctgggctagcaccatcccactccagttgtcctcagagccatctttcccctcaaatttgtgttgtacctctctgccaaccagtgcgcctgcaaggtggacatccctcacctgaggaaaaactactttgtgaggcaagaccttaagatttaaaatcctctcatcgctgtggagctcctgtccgtagacactgtcaattccgtcatacttcaccaaataaagagaagggtttgttggcagttgacctagaatgatggccttccaatgggtgacaggctcattaccttccttccacccgtgagaaattctgcagccaacaatattccccagggcctgggaagaaggcttcctcctactcttcttcttgagtgatgtcatgctcagactcttcagatgtattgtcttctacctggctgtagacctgttgtggtagatcacactgtcttgtggcttccattcccttcaaatatcatacttgctcattgcctgggactgaagatcttgcccgtttacgccagacacaatgctgttgcctctgtcatatatatgaattcctgatgggcaatggttatgggttgggagtgaatgctggaccaagactcttctctacgagaacttctgagcaggtgaagaagactatgctaaacagatttgagctcctaaaattaattttataaaaataagaagttaataagtcagccatggtggtacatgcatttaatcccagaactcagaaggcaaggacaggcagatttctaaattagagaccagcctggtctacaaagtgagttccagggcagtcagtgctatagagaggaaccctgtctcaacaacaaacaacaacaacaacatcaagtaaaagaaaacaaacgaaaatcaaacgaaaaacaaacaaaacagaaatacaaacaaaaaataacaaaacaaacaatcaaatggagaagttaataggaagtggtagtgacccataactttaatcatagtactcaagaggcagagtgaggcagaccttagtgagagaaagacaagtctggtctacacagtgattttcctaacagccaaatctaaacatacagaaactcaaataaaattaaccaagcaagcaaacaaacaaacaaagaaacaaagaaacaagggaaacaaggaaataaaaatagtgtaattaacaagtaattctctagagctcagaataacatactcagatcaacatttatttcttcagacctgagtaaatttgtctctgatgaggatcctctccttgaatttctatgtcaatttaggtggtgctatgacaattacccccaatgatcaagaagaagagaaaaaaaaaaaaaggccagaggggtcaccatgattctcttgtaagcgtaagctctgagctaagttcttgcattcacaaatatcttcccagggacacagcacaccactgtccttctttattgtttctcctgacccagcttcagaattattcgatgaagccattgcatcactgaactcaagaacaactcaaaaagtcgaggcaatatcagccttttagaactaataacttctaacatgcacatggacaaacaggagctttggtattttagtggaattgtgatctagatatggttagcaaggataataaattcaggagataaactaacctagaccattcatctcccttgctaataaacatggggaaagtaaaatgtacagtaactcactgtagaagagaaaatttttagctttctgtagctatgagggtcccaattatttcataaatgtacttacccatagaaaaatatcctagtcgtcaagatctcctgatagagaccaggcaccaaaagcctgtgggaaaaaatgacctggctttgacacaccactgtgaagatagtgaactcaccttgaatggattctagcgcctccaagtggaatagatgcacaacctccagccagtgctctgtgacatcaccctagttcagcttacatcacagaacccctctcaggctggttccttccctagttacactcagaaacattcagcatctcgaatttaccttttcatatggcctcctagaaataataaatgaaatcccaactgaaaggcctgatgatctgagtaatattctgccaaagaattacacccttgcatggtttttattgtttggttgttgaatttttatttatttgtttggtttgtgttttgttttgtttcatttttgtttttattttcgttctgagaaagtcttcggtttctgccttgacaacatccatggtggttatttttcatgttccaacctttcccttggttatctttaagctgtgcttcttatcataaatattgccagattctttgaggcagcacactggatagcacaccaattttcactttatgaaaacccacagttagaggaggactatttttatgcaaacaaacctggaatttgacagggataaatgacatgtattgaaaccaatggcaatcatgaattatggattctttggaaagtaagaggacaacatagatcttgggcatgcttacaaagttgtgataaaattaaaaaaaaaaacctgatatctcccagtcatattttaaaggtttttaaaatttaccagcacttctgattataagtaatttcatagattaaatgcagtaaaacaggatgaaatagatgaggtaattttacttttgaaatatgtgtagacagaatactggacacaggtatgtataaaatttacttacaaattagaggacactttaattgttcatggcacatagatcttcagttcttcaaaaaaaatcgttttcagtacattccacggtccccaccacaccctgtacatcatcttcatagaatatgacactatccatagagagctagatccttcaacaacagtcataaaaaaaatcattccttaaggtgtggccacaggccaatgtgatggaggatctttatctgagattctatcttcccaggttgatttaagttcacaaaaaaaaaaaaaaatctaagaaggaccactacatatccatatcatcaatattgattgcctcactgtatgaaacatacatgctatggagtgatttaaaatgtcaactactggatgaatgccttaaaaatgagagacagaaggagagagagagagagagagagagagagagagagagagagagaaatatatttctcatctatgtgtattagtgcagcgctttgttttcaaaaaatggatggaatggttaaatactatatattaggttagacaagtaaaactcaaaatgactattgtaaaaatataaatttaataagggacattaaaaaataggaggtattttggaagagtaagcgcagcaggaggggggagatctgatagcaatggaggatagtggggaggatgaagatggtaaa
This window encodes:
- the Gm21396 gene encoding Y-linked testis-specific protein 1-like; its protein translation is MTSLKKKSRRKPSSQALGNIVGCRISHGWKEGNEPVTHWKAIILGQLPTNPSLYLVKYDGIDSVYGQELHSDERILNLKVLPHKVVFPQVRDVHLAGALVGREVQHKFEGKDGSEDNWSGMVLAQVPFLQDYFYISYKKDPVLYVYQLLDDYKEGNLHIIPETPLAEARSGDDNDFLIGSWVQYTRDDGSKKFGKVVYKVLANPTVYFIKFLGDLHIYVYTLVSNIT